The Synergistaceae bacterium genome contains a region encoding:
- a CDS encoding DNA topoisomerase 4 subunit A: MSEIILETGFDEELKNSYLSYAMSVITERALPDARDGLKPVQRRILHAMKELALSPSGAHKKSARVVGETMGKYHPHGDSSIYEAMARMAQPFSLRVPLVDGQGNFGSLDGDSPAAMRYTEVRLAAEGEMMHADVDEETVDFVPNFDESLEEPSVLPAVLPNLLINGTSGIAVGMATNIPPHNPVETLSLLSEYLGEGCMWSAAEVASRMPGPDFPTGGEIVGRNGVREMYETGRGKFTLRGKTHIEETKNRNLVVITEIPYGATKSRIVKQIADRLDERGVDGVVAVRDESDRSGDRVVVELHRRVDAEAVRALLLSSTQLSGTFGGNMLALVGGAPATMSLKDVFDCFIGHRREVVRRRTEYRLNRAEARLHIVEGLLKALDLLDEIISLIRSSKTTAEARAGLVERLGFSILQAGAILDMRLGKLVGLEREALAREEKQLRKSIAEYRAILGSEKKLDSVVLREFDGLAAHFAKGPLAARRTAILDEEPEAKRGKDSPGQVRLSFEQPGPCVVSIDGEGYIRKRDVRRRPRDEEGSAFITEGLVFAIGDDGRFYSRERAGIPDASTRKLVSATEFFGADEGTSLALISPDMHDSALFVFADGSLKRTSLDAMRGETSRRNTSRYVVAMKDGERLFAAVPLREEVVLDAVLLSKLGRAIRIPAGNVPLKGISSRGVSGMALEEDDSLAAALVIPGADAAPEDLHAVVRASNGLFFRFQLGSLRTSRRGGKGLYVHRGERPSFGEVVQAAALSPGDGLVADDGSILPMEDVGLRKTGEHTLVSMTKLDGVGELRPERGRNGGNGA, translated from the coding sequence GGAGCTGAAGAACAGCTACCTGTCTTACGCTATGTCCGTTATAACCGAGCGAGCCCTTCCCGATGCGCGGGACGGCCTGAAGCCGGTTCAGCGACGCATACTTCACGCAATGAAGGAGCTCGCTCTGTCGCCCTCGGGGGCGCATAAGAAGTCGGCCAGGGTGGTGGGAGAGACTATGGGTAAGTACCACCCCCACGGAGATTCTTCGATTTACGAGGCTATGGCCCGCATGGCCCAACCCTTCTCGCTGCGCGTGCCCCTGGTGGACGGGCAGGGCAATTTCGGTTCCCTGGACGGTGACTCGCCGGCAGCGATGCGCTACACGGAGGTGCGACTGGCGGCGGAGGGGGAGATGATGCACGCGGACGTGGACGAGGAGACGGTGGATTTCGTGCCGAACTTCGACGAGTCGCTGGAGGAGCCGTCCGTGCTCCCCGCCGTACTCCCCAATCTGCTGATAAACGGGACCTCCGGCATCGCCGTCGGTATGGCGACGAATATCCCGCCTCATAACCCGGTGGAGACGCTATCGCTGCTGTCGGAGTACCTCGGGGAGGGCTGCATGTGGAGCGCGGCGGAGGTTGCGTCGCGGATGCCCGGGCCTGACTTCCCGACCGGCGGGGAGATCGTGGGTAGGAACGGAGTGCGCGAGATGTACGAGACAGGCAGGGGGAAGTTCACCCTGCGCGGAAAGACCCACATAGAGGAGACGAAGAATCGGAACCTGGTGGTTATCACAGAGATACCGTACGGTGCCACGAAGTCACGAATTGTCAAGCAGATAGCGGACAGGCTTGACGAAAGAGGGGTGGACGGAGTGGTGGCCGTCCGTGACGAGTCAGACCGCTCGGGGGATCGCGTGGTGGTCGAGCTCCACAGGAGGGTGGACGCGGAGGCGGTGCGGGCGCTCCTGCTCTCTTCCACTCAGCTCTCCGGGACCTTCGGGGGCAACATGCTCGCCCTCGTGGGCGGAGCCCCCGCGACCATGAGCCTGAAGGACGTATTCGACTGCTTCATCGGGCACAGGCGCGAGGTCGTGCGCCGCCGCACGGAGTATCGGCTGAACCGCGCCGAGGCCAGGCTCCACATAGTGGAGGGGCTGCTGAAGGCGCTGGATCTGCTCGACGAGATAATATCGTTGATACGCTCGTCGAAGACGACCGCCGAGGCGAGGGCAGGGCTGGTGGAGAGGCTGGGTTTCTCCATCCTCCAGGCGGGCGCCATCTTGGACATGAGGCTGGGCAAGCTCGTGGGGCTTGAGCGCGAGGCCCTGGCCAGGGAGGAGAAGCAGCTGAGAAAATCCATAGCGGAGTACCGCGCCATTCTGGGCTCGGAGAAAAAACTCGACTCGGTGGTGTTGCGAGAGTTCGACGGGCTTGCCGCTCACTTCGCCAAGGGCCCTCTCGCTGCGAGGCGCACCGCGATACTGGACGAAGAGCCGGAAGCCAAGCGCGGGAAGGACTCGCCGGGGCAGGTGCGCCTGTCCTTCGAACAGCCGGGACCGTGCGTCGTCTCCATCGACGGCGAGGGTTACATCCGCAAGCGCGATGTGAGGCGCAGGCCCAGGGACGAGGAGGGGAGCGCGTTTATCACCGAGGGGCTGGTCTTCGCCATCGGGGACGACGGGCGCTTCTATTCCCGTGAGCGAGCGGGCATCCCGGACGCCTCGACCAGGAAGCTAGTGTCCGCTACGGAGTTCTTCGGCGCGGACGAGGGAACGTCTCTTGCGCTGATCTCCCCTGACATGCACGATTCGGCTCTGTTCGTCTTCGCGGATGGCTCGTTGAAGCGCACCTCTCTCGACGCCATGAGGGGGGAGACATCCAGGAGGAACACGTCGAGGTACGTCGTCGCCATGAAGGACGGAGAGAGGCTGTTCGCCGCTGTTCCGCTGAGGGAGGAGGTCGTGCTGGACGCAGTGCTGCTCTCGAAGCTCGGCAGGGCGATACGAATTCCCGCGGGCAATGTCCCGCTCAAGGGTATTTCATCAAGGGGAGTTTCGGGCATGGCACTGGAGGAGGACGACTCGCTCGCCGCTGCCCTGGTGATCCCCGGCGCCGATGCCGCCCCGGAGGACCTCCACGCCGTGGTGCGAGCCTCCAACGGTCTCTTCTTCCGCTTCCAGCTGGGTTCGCTCAGGACATCCAGGCGAGGCGGCAAGGGGCTGTACGTCCACAGGGGGGAGAGACCGTCTTTCGGAGAGGTGGTTCAGGCCGCGGCCCTGTCGCCGGGCGACGGCCTTGTTGCGGACGACGGGTCGATCCTGCCGATGGAGGATGTTGGACTCAGAAAGACGGGCGAGCACACCCTGGTCTCCATGACGAAGCTGGACGGGGTAGGCGAGCTGCGTCCCGAGCGAGGCAGAAACGGAGGTAACGGGGCATGA